The following are encoded together in the Microcaecilia unicolor chromosome 12, aMicUni1.1, whole genome shotgun sequence genome:
- the LOC115482088 gene encoding transcription factor CP2-like protein 1 isoform X2 yields MLFWHSQPEHYWPSPAEHYQGPTSSIFRESLQVPFLKQEEQTVPATAELHCPTFQCVLCAATSPAIKLQDETLTYLNQGQSYEIRMLSNWRQSGESPGCRRLLKSMIRVGFHDRRLQYTERQQLEGWRWSRPGDRILDIDIPLSVGVMEPHIHPTMLNTVEFLWDPTRRTSVFIQVHCISTEFTLRKNGGEKGVPFRIQIDTFKADENGAHTEPLYSASCQIKVFKPKGADRKQKTDREKIEKRSLQEREKYQPSYETTLLTGCTPWPDSEVSSSQHSPPSTPELNSSTPERVCPSPVCPSASSPESTVEALTLSATLQDTQQWLIKNRFSSYCRTLGNFTGADLMKLSRSDLIQICGAADGIRLSNVLKSRAVRPRLTLYIGTEAKEKDDESSENAQTALYREIHLQELTTIELTTQLADLTSLPANQIYWVSRQGPNGIQILISDAMVRNLPDESSFRADITKVQNPDGYHIMLK; encoded by the exons ATGCTTTTTTGGCACAGCCAACCGGAGCACTACTGGCCTTCCCCAGCTGAGCACTACCAGGGTCCCACAAGCAGTATCTTCAG GGAATCTTTGCAAGTGCCATTTTTAAAGCAGGAGGAACAGACTGTTCCTGCGACTGCAGAGCTGCACTGCCCCACGTTTCAGTGTGTCCTATGTGCTGCCACATCGCCAGCCATAAAACTTCAAGATGAGACCCTGACATATTTGAACCAAG GGCAGTCCTATGAGATCCGGATGCTGAGTAACTGGAGGCAGAGCGGAGAGTCACCAGGGTGCAGAAGGCTGCTGAAG AGTATGATCAGAGTGGGTTTCCATGACCGGCGACTGCAGTACACAGAGCGACAGCAGCTGGAGGGTTGGCGATGGAGCCGTCCTGGAGACCGCATATTGGACATTG ACATCCCACTCTCTGTGGGGGTGATGGAGCCCCACATACACCCCACCATGCTGAACACAGTCGAGTTTCTCTGGGACCCCACCAGAAGGACATCTGTCTTTATCCAG GTTCACTGCATCAGCACAGAGTTCACCCTGCGGAAAAATGGCGGGGAGAAGGGCGTCCCCTTCCGTATCCAGATTGACACATTCAAGGCAGATGAGAATGGAGCCCACACAGAACCCCTGTACTCTGCCAGCTGCCAAATCAAAGTATTCAAG CCTAAAGGAGCTGACAGAAAGCAAAAAACAGACCGAGAAAAGATTGAGAAACGGTCtctgcaggagagagagaaataccAGCCCTCATATGAAACTACGCTACTGACCGGG TGCACCCCATGGCCAGACTCTGAGGTCTCCAGCAGCCAACACAGCCCCCCCAGCACCCCTGAACTCAATTCTTCAACTCCAGAAAG GGTCTGTCCATCCCCGGTCTGTCCATCTGCCAGCTCTCCAGAGAGCACTGTGGAG gccctcactctctctgcaaCCCTTCAGGACACCCAGCAGTGGCTTATCAAGAATCGCTTCTCTAGTTACTGCAGAACACTGGGAAACTTCACAG GAGCAGACTTGATGAAACTGTCCCGCTCTGACCTGATTCAAATCTGTGGTGCAGCTGATGGAATCCGTCTATCCAACGTGCTGAAGTCCAG GGCTGTGCGACCACGTCTCACTCTCTATATCGGCACAGAGGCCAAAGAGAAAGATGATGAAAGCTCCGAGAATGCACAGACAG CACTTTACCGGGAAATTCACCTTCAGGAGCTCACAACCATCGAACTGACCACTCAACTAGCAGATCTCACCAGTCTGCCAGCCAATCAGATATACTGGGTTTCCAGGCAAGGGCCCAATGGGATCCAGATTCTCATCAGTGATGCG ATGGTGAGAAACCTGCCTGATGAATCCTCATTCAGGGCCGACATTACGAAAG TCCAGAACCCTGATGGCTACCACATCATGTTAAAATAA
- the LOC115482088 gene encoding transcription factor CP2-like protein 1 isoform X1 encodes MLFWHSQPEHYWPSPAEHYQGPTSSIFRESLQVPFLKQEEQTVPATAELHCPTFQCVLCAATSPAIKLQDETLTYLNQGQSYEIRMLSNWRQSGESPGCRRLLKSMIRVGFHDRRLQYTERQQLEGWRWSRPGDRILDIDIPLSVGVMEPHIHPTMLNTVEFLWDPTRRTSVFIQVHCISTEFTLRKNGGEKGVPFRIQIDTFKADENGAHTEPLYSASCQIKVFKPKGADRKQKTDREKIEKRSLQEREKYQPSYETTLLTGCTPWPDSEVSSSQHSPPSTPELNSSTPERVCPSPVCPSASSPESTVEQALTLSATLQDTQQWLIKNRFSSYCRTLGNFTGADLMKLSRSDLIQICGAADGIRLSNVLKSRAVRPRLTLYIGTEAKEKDDESSENAQTALYREIHLQELTTIELTTQLADLTSLPANQIYWVSRQGPNGIQILISDAMVRNLPDESSFRADITKVQNPDGYHIMLK; translated from the exons ATGCTTTTTTGGCACAGCCAACCGGAGCACTACTGGCCTTCCCCAGCTGAGCACTACCAGGGTCCCACAAGCAGTATCTTCAG GGAATCTTTGCAAGTGCCATTTTTAAAGCAGGAGGAACAGACTGTTCCTGCGACTGCAGAGCTGCACTGCCCCACGTTTCAGTGTGTCCTATGTGCTGCCACATCGCCAGCCATAAAACTTCAAGATGAGACCCTGACATATTTGAACCAAG GGCAGTCCTATGAGATCCGGATGCTGAGTAACTGGAGGCAGAGCGGAGAGTCACCAGGGTGCAGAAGGCTGCTGAAG AGTATGATCAGAGTGGGTTTCCATGACCGGCGACTGCAGTACACAGAGCGACAGCAGCTGGAGGGTTGGCGATGGAGCCGTCCTGGAGACCGCATATTGGACATTG ACATCCCACTCTCTGTGGGGGTGATGGAGCCCCACATACACCCCACCATGCTGAACACAGTCGAGTTTCTCTGGGACCCCACCAGAAGGACATCTGTCTTTATCCAG GTTCACTGCATCAGCACAGAGTTCACCCTGCGGAAAAATGGCGGGGAGAAGGGCGTCCCCTTCCGTATCCAGATTGACACATTCAAGGCAGATGAGAATGGAGCCCACACAGAACCCCTGTACTCTGCCAGCTGCCAAATCAAAGTATTCAAG CCTAAAGGAGCTGACAGAAAGCAAAAAACAGACCGAGAAAAGATTGAGAAACGGTCtctgcaggagagagagaaataccAGCCCTCATATGAAACTACGCTACTGACCGGG TGCACCCCATGGCCAGACTCTGAGGTCTCCAGCAGCCAACACAGCCCCCCCAGCACCCCTGAACTCAATTCTTCAACTCCAGAAAG GGTCTGTCCATCCCCGGTCTGTCCATCTGCCAGCTCTCCAGAGAGCACTGTGGAG CAggccctcactctctctgcaaCCCTTCAGGACACCCAGCAGTGGCTTATCAAGAATCGCTTCTCTAGTTACTGCAGAACACTGGGAAACTTCACAG GAGCAGACTTGATGAAACTGTCCCGCTCTGACCTGATTCAAATCTGTGGTGCAGCTGATGGAATCCGTCTATCCAACGTGCTGAAGTCCAG GGCTGTGCGACCACGTCTCACTCTCTATATCGGCACAGAGGCCAAAGAGAAAGATGATGAAAGCTCCGAGAATGCACAGACAG CACTTTACCGGGAAATTCACCTTCAGGAGCTCACAACCATCGAACTGACCACTCAACTAGCAGATCTCACCAGTCTGCCAGCCAATCAGATATACTGGGTTTCCAGGCAAGGGCCCAATGGGATCCAGATTCTCATCAGTGATGCG ATGGTGAGAAACCTGCCTGATGAATCCTCATTCAGGGCCGACATTACGAAAG TCCAGAACCCTGATGGCTACCACATCATGTTAAAATAA